The following are encoded together in the Lathyrus oleraceus cultivar Zhongwan6 chromosome 3, CAAS_Psat_ZW6_1.0, whole genome shotgun sequence genome:
- the LOC127129118 gene encoding uncharacterized protein LOC127129118, translating to MVGSMTPLPLLQKLRVSVSHKNLRIRAKAAVSLSKCVSKMVNEEMEEFGMEKLIEVAADLVNDRLPEARDATRSIATSVYEAIIKDVEVEEKMEVWQSFCHSKLTPINAISILKIVKA from the exons ATGGTGGGTTCCATGACACCTCTTCCATTGCTTCAGAAACTAAGGGTTTCTGTGAGTCACAAAAACCTTAGGATCAGAGCTAAAGCTGCTGTTTCTCTATCCAAATGTGTCTCCAAGATG GTTAATGAGGAAATGGAGGAGTTTGGGATGGAAAAGTTGATTGAAGTGGCAGCTGATTTGGTGAATGATAGGCTTCCAGAGGCAAGAGATGCAACAAGAAGTATTGCAACTTCAGTGTATGAGGCAATCATTAAGGATGTGGAAGTGGAAGAGAAGATGGAGGTGTGGCAGAGTTTTTGTCACTCTAAGCTAACACCAATTAATGCCATTTCAATCTTAAAGATTGTTAAAGCTTAG